A genomic window from Periweissella cryptocerci includes:
- the ruvB gene encoding Holliday junction branch migration DNA helicase RuvB has protein sequence MDEYEDENILTGAVQDLGEVSLEKSLRPQYLSQYIGQQAVKDELSVYIQAAKARSESLDHVLLYGPPGLGKTTLAMVIANEMQVGIKTTSGPAIEKPGDLIALLNELEAGDILFIDEIHRLPTQVEEMLYSAMEDFFVDIVIGQGPTAHPVHFPLPPFTLIGATTRAGMLSAPLRDRFGIVAHMEYYTVSDLEEIVKRTAGIFDTTIVESGAHEIGRRSRGTPRIANRLFKRIRDFAQVADKTAIDREIVDYALKLLHVDSEGLDATDVKLLTTMIEQYHGGPVGISALAANIGEEAETLESMYEPYLMQIGFLQRTPRGRVVAGIAYQHLGFAWSEEE, from the coding sequence ATGGATGAGTATGAAGATGAAAATATATTAACGGGAGCTGTCCAGGATTTGGGTGAAGTGTCACTTGAAAAATCATTGCGACCACAATATTTATCGCAATATATTGGGCAGCAAGCAGTTAAGGATGAATTGAGTGTATATATTCAGGCGGCTAAAGCGCGTTCTGAATCACTCGACCACGTCTTATTATATGGACCACCTGGGCTTGGGAAAACCACATTAGCGATGGTGATTGCTAATGAAATGCAAGTCGGCATTAAAACGACTTCTGGACCAGCCATTGAAAAGCCTGGTGATTTGATTGCATTATTGAATGAATTAGAAGCCGGTGATATTTTATTTATTGATGAAATCCACCGTCTGCCAACACAAGTTGAAGAAATGTTGTATTCGGCGATGGAAGATTTCTTTGTCGATATTGTGATTGGTCAAGGTCCAACTGCCCATCCAGTCCATTTTCCACTGCCACCGTTTACATTAATTGGGGCAACAACCCGCGCGGGGATGCTATCAGCGCCACTGCGTGATCGTTTTGGAATTGTTGCGCACATGGAATATTATACGGTGAGTGATCTCGAAGAAATCGTCAAGCGAACGGCGGGAATCTTCGATACAACAATTGTTGAATCTGGTGCTCATGAAATTGGTCGACGCTCACGGGGGACACCGCGGATTGCTAACCGATTATTCAAACGGATTCGGGACTTTGCTCAAGTGGCAGATAAAACGGCAATTGACCGTGAAATAGTTGACTATGCCTTAAAATTATTGCATGTGGATAGTGAAGGCTTGGATGCAACGGATGTCAAATTATTAACGACAATGATTGAGCAATATCATGGTGGACCAGTTGGAATTAGTGCTTTAGCAGCTAATATTGGTGAAGAAGCCGAAACCCTGGAATCAATGTATGAACCATATCTGATGCAGATTGGCTTCTTACAGCGGACACCACGTGGTCGAGTAGTAGCTGGGATTGCCTATCAGCACCTTGGCTTTGCTTGGTCTGAAGAAGAATAG
- the queA gene encoding tRNA preQ1(34) S-adenosylmethionine ribosyltransferase-isomerase QueA, producing the protein MGYQLEDFDYDLPHELIAQTPLKQRDSSRLLVLDHETGAYEDKHFYDILAELNPGDAVVMNNSRVLPARLHGEKPETHGHVEVLLLNNTEGDTWETLIKPAKKFPVGQEIKFGNGELTAIVTEELEHGGRMVEFHYDGIFLEILEALGEMPLPPYIKEKLADQERYQTVYSKVNGSAAAPTAGLHWTPELLAKVEAKGVKLVELTLHVGLGTFRPVEEENIEDHKMHSEFYQLSQEAADTLNEVHANGGRVIATGTTSIRTLETIGTKFNGKLQADSGWTEIFIKPGYQWTTVDAFITNFHLPKSTLVMLVAAFTGRENILNAYQHAIDEKYRFFSFGDAMFVK; encoded by the coding sequence ATGGGATACCAACTTGAAGATTTTGACTACGATTTGCCACATGAATTAATCGCCCAAACACCTTTGAAGCAACGTGATTCTTCGCGCTTGTTGGTGTTGGACCACGAAACTGGGGCATACGAAGATAAGCACTTTTATGATATTTTAGCTGAATTAAACCCTGGTGATGCCGTGGTAATGAATAATTCCCGCGTTTTACCTGCGCGTTTGCACGGTGAAAAACCAGAAACGCACGGTCACGTTGAAGTGTTGTTATTGAACAATACGGAAGGTGATACTTGGGAAACTTTAATTAAACCTGCCAAAAAATTCCCAGTGGGTCAAGAAATTAAATTTGGGAATGGTGAATTGACGGCGATTGTGACCGAAGAACTTGAACATGGTGGCCGGATGGTCGAATTTCATTACGACGGCATTTTCTTAGAAATTTTGGAAGCGTTGGGTGAAATGCCATTACCACCATACATCAAAGAAAAACTTGCGGATCAAGAACGTTACCAAACGGTTTATTCAAAGGTCAACGGTTCTGCTGCTGCCCCAACCGCTGGTTTGCACTGGACGCCAGAATTATTGGCTAAAGTTGAAGCTAAGGGTGTTAAGTTAGTTGAATTAACATTACACGTTGGTTTAGGGACATTCCGCCCAGTTGAAGAAGAAAACATCGAAGACCACAAGATGCACAGTGAATTTTACCAATTAAGCCAAGAAGCCGCTGATACTTTGAATGAAGTGCATGCGAACGGTGGCCGTGTCATTGCCACCGGAACAACATCAATTCGGACATTAGAAACAATCGGGACGAAGTTCAATGGTAAGTTACAAGCTGATTCAGGATGGACTGAAATCTTCATCAAGCCAGGCTACCAATGGACAACCGTTGATGCTTTCATCACTAATTTCCACTTACCAAAATCAACGTTGGTGATGTTAGTGGCTGCCTTTACTGGGCGTGAAAACATCTTGAACGCTTACCAACACGCCATTGATGAAAAATACCGTTTCTTTAGTTTTGGCGATGCAATGTTTGTTAAGTAA
- the tgt gene encoding tRNA guanosine(34) transglycosylase Tgt, with protein sequence MTEPAIKYRLIHEDKHTGARLGEIITPHGTYPTPMFMPVGTQASVKNISTRELKEMGAEFILGNTYHLWLRPGDELIAEAGGLHKFMNWDQPILTDSGGFQVFSLAGNRSIKEEGVTFKNHLNGDTMFLSPEKAMSIENNLGSDVMMSLDEAIPYFETYDYVKNSVERTSRWAERGLNAHRRPEDQGLFGIVQGAGFKSLRKQSAADLVSMDFPGYAVGGLSVGESKVEMNRVLDFTTPLLPADKPRYLMGVGSADSLIDGAMRGIDMFDCVLPTRIARKGTLMTHHGRLVVKNGKYKADFRPIDDECDCYVCQNYTRAYLRHLFNANELHGQNLASYHNLYFLLKMMEDLRTAIANDQVLEFREMVFAQYGFDQVNARNF encoded by the coding sequence ATGACAGAACCTGCGATTAAATATCGTTTGATCCACGAGGACAAACATACCGGCGCGCGGTTGGGTGAAATTATCACGCCTCACGGTACGTACCCAACACCAATGTTTATGCCGGTTGGTACACAAGCATCTGTGAAGAATATTTCTACCCGAGAACTCAAAGAAATGGGTGCCGAATTTATCTTAGGGAACACTTACCACTTGTGGTTACGACCAGGGGATGAATTAATTGCCGAAGCTGGTGGGCTACACAAATTCATGAATTGGGATCAACCAATCTTAACCGATTCTGGCGGTTTCCAAGTCTTCTCATTGGCCGGCAATCGGTCAATTAAAGAAGAAGGGGTTACTTTTAAGAACCACTTGAACGGTGACACGATGTTCCTTTCACCAGAAAAGGCGATGAGTATCGAAAATAATCTTGGTTCAGATGTTATGATGAGCCTAGATGAAGCTATTCCATACTTTGAGACTTATGATTATGTCAAAAATTCAGTTGAACGGACGTCCCGTTGGGCTGAACGTGGCCTCAATGCGCACCGTCGTCCTGAAGACCAAGGTCTATTTGGGATTGTCCAAGGAGCAGGATTCAAGAGCTTGCGTAAACAATCCGCTGCTGATTTAGTTTCAATGGACTTCCCCGGTTACGCGGTGGGCGGGTTGTCAGTTGGTGAATCAAAAGTTGAAATGAATCGTGTCCTTGATTTCACCACGCCACTTTTACCTGCTGATAAGCCACGTTATTTGATGGGGGTTGGCTCGGCTGATTCCTTGATTGATGGTGCCATGCGTGGGATTGATATGTTTGACTGTGTTTTGCCAACGCGGATTGCGCGTAAAGGAACTTTGATGACCCACCATGGTCGCTTAGTTGTTAAGAACGGTAAGTATAAGGCTGATTTCCGGCCAATCGACGATGAATGTGATTGCTATGTGTGCCAAAACTATACCCGTGCGTACTTACGGCATTTGTTTAACGCAAATGAATTGCATGGGCAAAACTTGGCGTCATATCATAATTTGTACTTCTTGTTGAAAATGATGGAAGATTTACGGACGGCGATTGCCAATGACCAAGTCCTAGAATTCCGTGAAATGGTCTTTGCCCAATATGGCTTTGATCAAGTAAATGCGCGAAATTTCTAA
- the yajC gene encoding preprotein translocase subunit YajC, translating to MQIIIMVVLFGGMFFMMNRSQKKQRDARTQMVDNMQPGARVVTIGRMHGVVESVNKADKTFVLDADGVYFTFDLDGVARVVPAESSVEAATTDEPVEVDAEITDVDTDATSDIASGEDNK from the coding sequence ATGCAAATTATTATTATGGTCGTCTTGTTTGGTGGAATGTTCTTCATGATGAACCGCTCACAAAAGAAGCAACGTGATGCCCGCACACAAATGGTCGACAACATGCAACCAGGCGCGCGCGTAGTGACAATTGGTCGCATGCACGGTGTCGTTGAATCAGTAAATAAGGCCGACAAGACCTTTGTACTTGACGCTGATGGTGTTTATTTCACCTTCGACCTTGACGGTGTAGCTCGCGTTGTACCTGCTGAATCATCAGTAGAAGCTGCAACAACTGACGAACCAGTTGAAGTTGATGCCGAAATCACTGACGTCGACACAGACGCTACTAGCGATATCGCTAGTGGTGAAGACAACAAGTAA
- the dinB gene encoding DNA polymerase IV: protein MEIPLHIDTSRKIIHVDMDAFYAQIEMRDDPSLRDKPLILARDPKLTGGRGVVATANYVARELGVHSAMSSAEAKKLAPNGIFLTPNFDKYREASAQVHEIFHEYTDIVEPIAFDEAYLDVTENKKHIESAVELAHELQQEIWAKLHLTSSTGVSYNKFIAKLASEYNKPAGATFVLPGDAVAFLSQLPIEDFRGVGKKTVPIMHELGIMTGADLLKRSESELMQKFGKLGYQLYRRVRGSDDRPVEWQRERKSIGKEETFNHELATQQAVDTEFKIIVEKLVASLKRHQRHGKTLVVKVRYSDFETVTKRVTQTDFYPVDVAQILFAAQGIFEEIGGIEKPIRLLGVTMTTLAPLEFENISLPLFERNDRNLEN, encoded by the coding sequence ATGGAAATTCCTTTACATATTGATACAAGCCGGAAGATTATTCATGTTGATATGGATGCATTTTATGCGCAAATTGAAATGCGTGATGATCCAAGTCTCAGAGATAAGCCGTTGATTTTAGCACGGGATCCCAAACTAACCGGTGGACGAGGGGTCGTGGCGACGGCCAATTATGTTGCCCGTGAACTTGGCGTACACTCAGCCATGAGTTCAGCTGAGGCAAAAAAGCTCGCACCAAATGGTATTTTTTTAACGCCAAACTTTGATAAGTATCGGGAAGCCTCGGCCCAAGTTCATGAAATTTTTCATGAATATACGGATATTGTCGAACCGATTGCTTTTGATGAAGCGTACTTGGATGTGACTGAGAATAAGAAACACATCGAGAGTGCCGTGGAATTAGCGCATGAGTTACAGCAAGAAATCTGGGCAAAACTGCACCTAACTAGTTCAACTGGGGTGAGTTATAACAAGTTTATCGCAAAGTTAGCTTCGGAATATAATAAACCAGCGGGAGCAACATTTGTCCTACCTGGTGATGCGGTGGCGTTTTTAAGTCAGCTACCGATTGAAGATTTTCGTGGCGTTGGTAAAAAGACCGTGCCAATAATGCACGAGTTAGGGATTATGACTGGGGCTGATTTATTGAAACGCTCAGAAAGTGAGTTGATGCAAAAATTTGGTAAGTTAGGCTACCAATTGTATCGACGTGTTCGTGGGAGTGATGATCGACCTGTCGAATGGCAACGTGAACGCAAGTCAATTGGTAAGGAAGAAACGTTTAATCACGAATTAGCTACCCAACAAGCGGTGGATACCGAATTTAAAATCATTGTGGAAAAACTAGTGGCAAGTTTAAAACGCCATCAACGACATGGTAAAACACTCGTGGTGAAAGTCCGCTATAGTGATTTTGAAACCGTAACTAAACGGGTGACACAGACTGATTTCTATCCCGTTGATGTGGCGCAAATTTTATTCGCAGCGCAAGGAATATTTGAAGAAATTGGGGGCATTGAAAAGCCAATTCGATTACTAGGGGTGACAATGACGACCCTCGCACCCCTTGAATTTGAAAATATTAGCTTACCACTTTTTGAACGAAATGATAGAAATCTTGAAAACTAG
- a CDS encoding DHH family phosphoesterase: MTVQEQIIAKIQEYDTIIIHRHQRPDPDAFGSQVGLAEVIRNSFPDKKVYTVGKTVPGLAWIAQMDEIPDEAYDDALVIITDTANAPRIDDRRFDYGVETIKIDHHPNDEPYGDLQWIIAGASSTSSMIYELAEASNGVLKLNDEAARVMYAGIVGDTGRFLYSTDSETMRVVSELFKYDFDIIAVNQTLDSISEAAAKLSGYVFEHITILDSGVAYMVLSNELVASFELGDAGTAFVVPLPGRIDSIKTWVIFEEQDDHSYRVRLRSKGITINKIARHHDGGGHPLASGARARDMDEVNDIIDELDRAVRRANK, from the coding sequence ATGACCGTGCAAGAACAAATAATTGCTAAAATCCAAGAATACGATACGATTATCATTCATCGCCACCAACGACCAGATCCTGATGCTTTTGGTTCACAAGTTGGTTTAGCTGAAGTAATCCGTAATTCTTTCCCAGATAAGAAAGTTTATACCGTCGGGAAAACAGTGCCTGGTTTGGCATGGATTGCCCAAATGGATGAAATTCCTGATGAAGCGTACGATGACGCGCTCGTCATTATTACCGATACTGCCAACGCACCGCGAATTGATGACCGTCGCTTCGATTACGGTGTTGAAACAATCAAGATAGATCACCATCCAAACGATGAACCATATGGGGATTTGCAATGGATTATCGCTGGTGCAAGTTCAACTTCAAGCATGATTTATGAACTAGCTGAAGCATCAAATGGTGTGTTAAAACTTAATGATGAAGCAGCGCGCGTGATGTATGCCGGCATCGTCGGTGATACTGGCCGCTTCTTATATTCAACTGATAGTGAAACTATGCGGGTAGTGTCAGAATTATTTAAGTATGATTTTGATATTATTGCGGTTAACCAAACCCTAGATTCGATCAGTGAAGCAGCAGCTAAGTTATCAGGTTATGTTTTCGAACACATCACAATTCTGGATTCAGGTGTGGCCTACATGGTCTTATCAAATGAATTGGTGGCTTCCTTTGAACTTGGTGATGCGGGAACTGCTTTTGTGGTTCCGCTACCAGGACGAATTGATTCCATCAAAACTTGGGTCATTTTTGAAGAACAAGATGACCATAGTTATCGCGTTCGGTTGCGGTCAAAAGGTATTACAATTAACAAAATTGCGCGCCATCACGATGGTGGGGGTCACCCATTAGCTTCAGGGGCCCGGGCACGTGATATGGATGAAGTGAATGATATTATTGATGAACTGGATCGTGCAGTTCGTCGGGCGAATAAATAA
- a CDS encoding DEAD/DEAH box helicase translates to MTAQFTDFNLKPEILAALDEINFKTPTAVQERLIPVVMRGRSVIGQSQTGSGKTHTFLLPIFNALKPELDQVQAVITTPSRELAQQIYTAAKQIAAHVSPEIRIGNFVGGTDKERQVKQLASHQPQIVIGTPGRIADLLKTQALDVHLTKTLVVDEADMTMDLGFLPEVDAVAGAMPEELQMLVFSATIPEKLRPFLRKYLDNPVVEEIPVTTVISDTIDNWLISTKGSSNNDIILKLLTIGQPYLALIFTNTKERADELTHFLKSQGMKVATIHGGIAPRERKRVMKQVQNLDFQFVVATDLAARGIDIEGVSHVINDGIPEDLDFFIHRVGRTGRNGMDGTAITLYAPGDDARVAELEDLGVEFNPKDIKNGEIVDSYNRNRRTNRKKTQKKLDPTMIGLIAKKKKKIKPGYKHQINQAIKRKDQMDRRIAERTAMKVRKKTNKEEGAKKKR, encoded by the coding sequence ATGACAGCACAATTTACTGATTTTAATTTAAAACCAGAAATCTTAGCCGCACTTGATGAAATTAACTTCAAGACTCCTACGGCTGTGCAAGAACGTTTGATTCCAGTTGTGATGCGAGGCCGTTCAGTAATTGGGCAATCACAAACTGGTTCAGGGAAAACCCACACATTCTTGCTCCCAATTTTTAATGCGTTGAAACCAGAACTTGATCAAGTTCAAGCGGTGATTACAACGCCATCACGTGAATTAGCACAACAAATCTATACCGCAGCTAAGCAAATTGCGGCCCATGTTTCACCAGAAATCCGGATTGGTAACTTCGTTGGTGGGACGGATAAGGAACGCCAAGTTAAGCAACTTGCAAGTCATCAACCACAAATTGTGATTGGGACCCCTGGTCGGATTGCCGACTTGTTAAAGACGCAAGCCCTTGATGTGCACTTGACGAAGACTTTGGTTGTCGATGAAGCTGATATGACAATGGACTTAGGTTTCTTACCTGAAGTTGATGCGGTTGCCGGAGCAATGCCGGAAGAACTCCAAATGTTGGTCTTCTCAGCAACAATTCCAGAAAAATTGCGTCCATTCTTGCGTAAGTATCTTGATAACCCAGTGGTGGAAGAAATTCCTGTAACAACCGTGATTTCAGATACAATTGATAACTGGTTGATTTCAACGAAGGGTTCATCAAACAATGATATCATCTTGAAGTTATTGACAATTGGGCAACCATATTTGGCATTGATTTTCACTAACACGAAGGAACGTGCCGATGAATTGACGCACTTCTTGAAGAGCCAAGGAATGAAAGTTGCAACGATTCACGGGGGTATTGCACCGCGTGAACGTAAGCGTGTGATGAAGCAAGTGCAAAACCTTGATTTCCAATTCGTTGTGGCAACTGATTTAGCTGCACGTGGGATTGATATTGAAGGGGTTTCACACGTTATTAATGATGGTATTCCTGAAGACCTTGATTTCTTCATTCACCGGGTTGGTCGGACTGGCCGTAACGGAATGGATGGGACAGCGATTACCTTATACGCGCCTGGTGATGATGCGCGCGTGGCCGAACTTGAAGACCTTGGCGTTGAATTTAACCCTAAGGATATCAAGAACGGTGAAATCGTTGATTCATACAACCGTAACCGTCGGACAAATCGTAAGAAGACGCAAAAGAAGCTTGATCCAACAATGATTGGTTTAATTGCCAAGAAAAAGAAGAAGATTAAGCCTGGCTACAAGCACCAAATCAACCAAGCAATCAAACGTAAAGACCAAATGGACCGTCGGATTGCCGAACGGACAGCAATGAAAGTTCGTAAGAAGACTAACAAAGAAGAAGGCGCTAAGAAGAAGCGTTAA
- the efp gene encoding elongation factor P → MAITPNDLKTGLTIEYNNAIWRVIEFQHVKPGKGSAFVRSTLKNLRTGAVNDITFSNTSEKLVPADIVTQKATYLYAEGTQHVFMNVETYDQFELPAENIQDALKFLQENMEVSVTTFGNEILGVELPKVVTLTVKETQPSIKGATANGGGKPATMETGLTIQVPDFVNEGDKLIINTDNGGAYKSRA, encoded by the coding sequence ATGGCTATTACACCAAATGATTTAAAAACTGGTTTGACTATTGAATATAACAACGCAATCTGGCGTGTTATTGAATTCCAACACGTTAAGCCTGGTAAAGGTTCAGCTTTCGTGCGTTCAACTTTGAAGAACTTGCGTACTGGTGCCGTTAACGACATCACGTTCTCAAACACTTCTGAAAAGCTTGTTCCTGCTGACATCGTTACTCAAAAGGCAACTTACTTGTACGCCGAAGGTACTCAACACGTCTTCATGAACGTTGAAACTTACGACCAATTTGAATTGCCAGCTGAAAACATTCAAGACGCTTTGAAGTTCTTGCAAGAAAACATGGAAGTTTCTGTTACTACTTTTGGTAACGAAATTTTGGGTGTTGAACTTCCAAAGGTTGTTACTTTGACTGTTAAGGAAACTCAACCATCAATTAAGGGAGCTACTGCCAATGGTGGTGGTAAGCCAGCAACGATGGAAACTGGTTTGACTATCCAAGTACCTGACTTTGTTAACGAAGGCGACAAGCTTATCATTAACACTGATAACGGTGGCGCATACAAGTCACGTGCATAA
- a CDS encoding Asp23/Gls24 family envelope stress response protein, whose translation MAEDTNIVLANDGKVLGKTEVNPDVLEVIAGIAANEVDGVYRMRGSLGSQVSELFGHKAHGKGVKLTVTDDALTFDVYVFLEYGVSVPKVALKLQEHVKSQISSMTELAVAEINVHVEGVVPEKVTNKLDPNNLFADDQEEVGEA comes from the coding sequence ATGGCAGAAGATACAAATATTGTCCTTGCTAATGATGGTAAGGTGCTCGGGAAGACGGAAGTTAACCCTGATGTTCTTGAAGTAATTGCGGGAATTGCCGCCAACGAGGTTGATGGTGTTTACCGGATGCGCGGTTCGCTTGGTAGCCAAGTTTCAGAATTATTTGGACACAAGGCGCACGGTAAGGGCGTAAAATTGACGGTCACTGATGACGCACTGACTTTTGATGTCTACGTTTTCTTGGAATACGGTGTTAGTGTTCCTAAGGTAGCGTTGAAGTTACAAGAACACGTTAAGTCACAAATCAGCAGCATGACTGAATTAGCCGTAGCTGAAATTAACGTGCACGTTGAAGGCGTTGTTCCTGAGAAGGTTACTAACAAGCTTGATCCAAACAACTTGTTCGCCGATGATCAAGAAGAAGTAGGTGAAGCATAG
- the nusB gene encoding transcription antitermination factor NusB, with protein sequence MTMTRHQTREKAFQTLFALAGNPEADMASLYDDVMEDVAPDNAEDEKASLPDYLITLVNGVLEYKAELEVMISQHLADGWTFARLAKADRVILEIAFFELNYGDAANTPAKVVVDEALNLAKTFSDESSRKFINAVLDKALHENIAE encoded by the coding sequence GTGACGATGACCCGACACCAAACCCGTGAAAAAGCATTCCAAACTTTATTTGCTTTGGCAGGTAACCCTGAAGCCGATATGGCATCATTATATGATGATGTTATGGAAGATGTTGCACCTGACAATGCAGAAGATGAAAAAGCAAGTTTACCTGATTACCTAATTACTTTGGTTAATGGTGTACTTGAATACAAAGCCGAACTTGAAGTGATGATCAGCCAACATTTGGCTGATGGTTGGACTTTTGCGCGCTTAGCTAAAGCTGATCGTGTTATTTTGGAAATTGCTTTCTTTGAACTTAACTACGGTGATGCAGCGAATACGCCTGCTAAGGTAGTTGTGGACGAAGCTTTGAACTTGGCGAAAACTTTTAGTGATGAAAGCTCGCGGAAGTTTATCAATGCAGTTTTGGACAAAGCTTTACACGAAAACATTGCTGAATAA
- a CDS encoding IS110 family transposase gives MDVAHTHVCGIDVHKKSVSVCLLIGVFDTNRPKKLQKPFDTTVAGLKQLAEWLDDHEIELTVMESTGQYWRPVWTVLAQHSSTTLRLVNPQHIKSIPGRKTDIKDAQWIAELSRCGLIRPSYVPDIKTIELRESTRLKKRITQHQTVVKNEIHNILERSNIKLASFINDIFGVAGSKFIELLMNGEVVTMEKVQSIMSKRMKASSEEIYESLQGILSMNDRMLISIQYHLYEVYQEEIASLEAQIQHQMIVDQELHDRLMEIPGIGAGTAAVILAEIGNNVDSFESEMALASWTGLCPGSYESGGKTYGSRTTRGNPHIKSALAQSAITAKKCKDTYLSAWCYRLQSRTSKAKANIALAHKLLRIIYQMIKTGDHFDERKLKGWRFQRNHPA, from the coding sequence ATGGATGTCGCACACACTCACGTATGCGGGATAGATGTTCATAAGAAATCTGTCTCGGTTTGTTTATTGATTGGTGTTTTTGATACCAACCGCCCTAAGAAACTACAGAAACCATTCGATACAACTGTTGCCGGTCTTAAACAGTTAGCTGAATGGCTTGATGATCATGAAATCGAATTAACAGTCATGGAAAGTACCGGTCAATATTGGCGTCCGGTATGGACCGTTTTAGCGCAACATTCATCTACGACATTACGTTTAGTCAATCCACAGCATATTAAATCCATTCCGGGACGTAAAACGGATATTAAGGACGCCCAATGGATTGCGGAACTTAGTAGATGTGGGCTGATTCGTCCAAGTTATGTACCAGATATCAAAACAATTGAATTACGAGAATCAACGCGCTTAAAGAAACGGATAACGCAACATCAAACGGTGGTAAAAAATGAAATTCATAATATTCTTGAGCGTTCCAATATCAAGCTAGCATCGTTTATCAATGATATATTTGGTGTTGCCGGTTCTAAGTTCATTGAACTATTAATGAATGGCGAAGTAGTGACGATGGAAAAAGTTCAGTCAATTATGTCAAAACGTATGAAAGCTAGTTCTGAAGAAATTTATGAGTCACTACAAGGAATATTGAGCATGAATGATCGCATGTTAATCTCAATTCAATATCACTTATACGAAGTGTATCAAGAAGAAATCGCCAGTCTTGAGGCCCAAATCCAACATCAGATGATTGTTGATCAGGAATTACATGATCGCTTAATGGAAATTCCAGGAATCGGTGCTGGTACTGCCGCGGTTATTTTGGCAGAAATTGGAAATAATGTTGATAGTTTTGAAAGCGAAATGGCGTTAGCCTCTTGGACAGGCTTGTGTCCTGGCAGTTATGAATCAGGTGGTAAGACATATGGGTCTAGGACAACACGTGGAAATCCGCATATTAAATCAGCCTTGGCACAGTCCGCAATAACAGCTAAAAAGTGTAAGGATACGTATCTTTCAGCATGGTGTTACAGATTACAATCACGAACCAGTAAGGCTAAAGCCAATATAGCCTTGGCGCACAAGCTACTACGAATTATTTATCAGATGATCAAGACCGGTGATCACTTTGATGAGCGCAAACTAAAAGGCTGGAGATTCCAGAGGAATCACCCAGCCTAA
- a CDS encoding universal stress protein codes for MQVYENILAPVDGSKATEAVLDTAIQVAKRNETRLDILNVLEINQFADGYGGAVSGDVIYKMVDDIESQLREYQKKAQDAGVKDVEIHVRFGNPKTVISNEFPRDHKNGLIVIGTTGMNAVERLVVGSVTSYVTRSAVSDVLIVK; via the coding sequence ATGCAAGTTTATGAAAACATTTTAGCACCAGTCGACGGCTCAAAAGCTACTGAAGCAGTTTTAGATACTGCAATTCAAGTTGCTAAGCGTAACGAAACACGTTTGGACATTTTGAACGTATTGGAAATCAACCAATTCGCTGACGGATACGGTGGTGCAGTTTCTGGTGATGTCATTTACAAGATGGTTGATGACATTGAATCACAATTGCGCGAATACCAAAAGAAGGCGCAAGACGCCGGAGTGAAAGATGTTGAAATTCACGTTCGTTTTGGTAACCCAAAGACTGTTATTTCTAACGAATTTCCACGTGACCACAAGAACGGCTTGATCGTTATTGGAACTACTGGTATGAACGCTGTTGAACGTTTGGTAGTTGGTTCAGTAACTAGCTACGTAACGCGTTCAGCTGTATCTGACGTGCTAATCGTGAAGTAA